The genome window ttggcagcagtttgtagttctcattatagatatttttcacatccttggttaactcaattactaagtattttattttttttggtggctattgtaaatgggcaggctttcttgatttctcgttctgcatgttcactattggagaaaagaaatgctactgcaaacagagacaatttgaccccatatttttcaatttggatgccctttatttccttctctttcctgattgctctggctagtacttccaacatatGTTGAATGAGAGTGTcaagagtgggtatccttgtcttgttcctattcttaagggaaaagctttcaacttttccctgttcaggtTGGTATTGGCattggatttgtcatatatggctttaattgtgttagGATACTTTTCTtgtatacccaatttatagagagtctttatcatgaatgaatgttgaattttataggATGAAATAAGGCCAATAATGACCAATATCTATGTAACTATTTAAAGTAACATTCACAAAGGCCCCATGTTAGTACATTTTATCATATTAGTGGCAAgtatttctgaaggaaaatattatttatttccttataattatGATATAAGCAACTAGCACAAACTATAAGCactaagaaaagataaatgaaatatagtGTAATACTTTATCAACACATGACAAAATCTCTTATAATGTAAGCATATGTTTTACAGAAAATAGTCTACCTATAGGCATATTGTATACTGAACAAACTACACTgccaaaataacttttctttttcctaatttttattgaatcaaaattgattatacatattttggtggttcaacattgagatatgttgatcaaatcaatattactagcatatatattgatACAAAACATagttattctttatacccctgtCCAaactctccccatctcccctcccaccctaattaccctagattacttctctccttctgaaagaataatgattactctgttgatttattgcctagatggtctgtccaatgctgagaggtgtgatcaggtccctcaaTGTTATCAgatagcagatgcttcttctgtcattctgaaatgggctttgtggagagagacatcctcttcttttctttatctctgttggtgactctccttgtgtcaatgcactccagtgccTGGCGGACCATCTCTGTgatggttgtggcgtctagctgcttttgcagcagccatggttattgtggtggctatggtggaccacacacatggaggtgatgtttttggcatgctcctttgagctggtggtgtgcctggttttggggaGTGTCCGGTCTCTGGCTCCACATCTCAGGTCCTCAAgatgctggtggtatgcctggttgtgggagggtggtctggtccctgtCTCCATCCCTGGGCCCTGAGATGATGTTGCAGaatgcctgattgtgggagggggatccagttcTCAGCTCtatgccctgggcccccaggtaAGCCCAGAGGTGCTGACAGTATGCCTGGATGTAGGAGTGtggttcagtccccttctccgaGCCTCGTGTTCCTGGGCAGGCcgtgaggcactggtggtgtgagtggttgtgggcagtggtctggtccccagcttcagCCTCATTTCCCCTGgtggaccccaaggtgctggtggtgtacctgggccagaactaattttttatcctttgcttacttctaaaatgggagaccTTCCTGttagaaccagtacttgagctgtgtggttgagctaaattgctgctttgctcctgtttccctagggaaggatttttgtgcagctcagagtttaatggctgactttataggtacttccagcccTCCAGAGACCCCATGGatctggattgtgtagaaactctgatctgggcctgagttttgtcatcaaacttcaccccatgcaattctgcattcctggccagtctcctttGACTGGTTCTctgctgattgaggggcagattggctgtccttgctgtgtcccactgTTCTCCCAGtcagcctgtctcccccaccaccagtgctccaaacactttccatggggtgggccctgtgctggtccctcgtgatgactcactggcctctaaaTGGCTCCTCTTGTTCAGctcttctggctccttgctcctgtgtgggtccatgggaaccctattagtggtcttgctgtcctgggggccaccaaggccgtcttctctcctgccgcctccaagtaactccatctgaagagcacagctggggcttctgccagctcctgctccatgcactcagcagcttgAGCTTTAAAGTGGCTGTAGCCCAAAactctcagagcagttttttctttctctcatcgtggtttctcctgtcttcataagcattgtaggtctctcctcctcttcccctgagctccagtggccccagcttggctgatgttccgtttttatagttgtaaattggttgatttgtgggagagagtgatactggggaccatctattctgccatcttgactgaaaATCCCAGTTTGGAGTTTTATTGATTCATCTCTTGCTCTCTTGATTTCTATTGAAAGTGGGAAAGGAGATTACTATAAAGGAGCACAAGGGAATTTTTGATGGTGATgaaacttttatatattaaatatagtgATTATAACACTCTATGCATTGTCAAACATTTAGCACAGTACGTTTAAAAAGTGTGCATTTTCCTCTACACAAATGAATCACATTAAAAGGAATTATACTAAATGAATATCAAGCCAATAAAAgtaaatacacatattttaaaaagtacttttcaAATGCAACTTCTAATATTTGTAATACCAACAGGAAATTCTGAAAGTATATTCTGTCAATTTctaatctattttattaaaagctCAGACCTTTACTTAGGGACAAagggtagttttattttttttgatatatgtaacaaaataatagcaatattatTGTGGCCAAAATAAATATGTGCTCTATAATACACTcccaattttctaaaatttacaaACAAAGATCATAGAATCTTTTCAAAGATATGCAGAGAAAACctttatcttttttcatatttttcttttcaggaaatATTGGATTAGAGTTCTCAAATtacatttttctagaaaaaaaatttatgtgaaaaaaatgaaaatgacaactGAAAATGTGCATAATAATGTATGTATGATCTTTCTCTAGTTTTGTCATCTGCAGAAcgaaagttttgaaaaattttgtatTAACAAGTATAAATATCATGTCAGTATATCATACAATGTAAATGAGTATAATGTAAACACAGTGTAAATGTAATGTGATTATAAAATAGAGAACATACTGTATTTATCTTAttcaatatttgtaaattttaatatcatttatcCAGATATGTAAATCATTCTAATGTTATCTACTTTTTTCACTGCTTTCTGTTATATTTTCAtgcataatttaaatttatatactaTATCTGTGGAAAATTAATGATATTGCTTagtgttttatctattttattcatttaaaagttaTGACCTTGGGGTCAGATTGACTGTAAAGCTCACCAAACAAACGAGTAGATTCAGACAAGttcaaattttcataaatttttgagattgttttttagagcaattttaggttcaagAAAAACTTAAAGGAAGGTACATGGAATTTCCGTACACCGTATGGCTCTACACAGGCATAACATCCCCCATTACCAACATTGCCCATCAGCGTAGCCGAGTGGGACATTCCCCACAGGAATGGTACATTTGCTACCATTGaagaacctacattgacacatcataatctCCTAAAATCCATAGCTAACAAcagagttttcttttgttgttatgCATTctctgggtttggacaaatgcataatggcatgtatccatcattatagtgCCATACAGAGTATTTTCCTCGTCTACCTTTTCACACCCCTTCTGCAATCCTGCCAGCCACTGATGTTTTTACAGTCCCCATAgtcctgccttttccagaatgtcacataacTGGAATTATACGACATGTaggcttttcagattggcttctttcacttagtaatatacatttaagtttACACCATGTCTCttcatgaaacttttttttccttgtaatcttctttttgaaaagactcttttttttttttctttccttttaatcaCTGCATAACATTTCATGAcctggatgtaccacaatttatttatctattcacctattGAAGAATAACTTGTTTGATtccaattatgaataaagatgctgtaaacatccatgtgcaggttttcaGTGGACAAAAGTTCCCAAATTTTGGCGTAAGTATAAAGGAGCACAAGTCTGCATCACTTACTGAGTATGTTCATTTTTTTAGAAATCACTAAACTGTCCACCACACTGGctatatcattttgcatttccaccaataGAACATGAGAGTTTCTGATGCTCCACATTCTCGCTAGCATTTAGTGTTATCAGTGTTTCAAATTATAAGCATTCCAATAAGTGTGTCATGgcatctcattgctgttttaatttgcatttccctattgaCATATGATGTCTTAAACTCTGGCAGTGTCAGTCCTCAAACTGGTTTCTTATCCAAAAATATTGAGTTGGCTATTCTGGATCTGGCACTCAAAATCCTCAAGCCCCTCTTAATGTGTTGTGGCCAGTGAGTTAAGACACCATAAGTGGTGCTGCCATTGAGTATTTGCAGTATAACCACAACTCAGTTGTAAACATGCACTCAAAAGCTTTGTGTCATACTAGAGATTGTTAAAGGTGCATGTTAAACTCCAAGGAACAAATAAAGGCTTCTCATAATTTGAGAAAATTGGTACATATGTCCGTTcttataatatttgtcttttaaatgaaACGTTGTATTCCATTCACATGTAATATGAAAAATGATAAGTAACTGATATATCCAGGTCTAAAGCTATCATCTACCTAGTACGTCTACTCATTTGGTGTTATAATGATGCATTAACTACAGAGAtatcaataattaatttttaagtatttactaTTCAAGGGCTAAATAAGTCACTTAGCGTTTTAATACTATGTATGTGTAATTGCAGCAggttttgcttatattttattttgtacaagTTATTAATGTCAATACTTaagaatattttgatataaatGCAACTTTGGAAATAAGGATAAATAACCCCCTTGGCCAAGTGGGGAATACCTCATAAAGGCTGTTCACAATTCAGTCCTTTTGTGGTACATGAGAATGTTGTGAATGAACCAAAGAGAAATGTGACAACATAAGCCAATAGGcgacttattttaattttgtctgtTCTCTTACATCTAAAAGGAGCTACTACATTTAACCTGAAGTATCATTTACATTAATAGAGTTTATATGTGCAGCAAAGAAATTTGACAAATAGGATGCAAAAAATGGTTAAGTAACCTATGCAAAATAAAACACTTCAAAATGGaacaatttatattaaaattcaaaatgtgcCAATTCTGTGTCTAACTCCTATTGCTAAGTTAATGAAATAtgaggtacctcaaaaagttcatggattcatattatctttaaattctattttatcacaAATTTTTGGAAGTACACTCATACTAGACTCAATGAGTGTTCTGGGAGCACTAGACCCATAATATGTGTAGTGAAAATGAGTGGGATGGttaaaaatgtgtgaaaaataCTGGCTGCTATTTGATATTCACaaggtttatttaaaaactatcaGCAGTAGAGAATGTGGGCTCCCTGGAAGATAAAGTAGTTGATCTTTCCCCTATTCTCTCACTGAGAACTCTGGACATGATATGCAGAACAAACTACAAAGGCCCAGAAATGTGGAAAGAAGAAGGTAGACTAGATAATGGCCTCAAAACCCAAAATGTGTCATAAATATCTCATAGTTGAAGCTGAAGAAGCCAGAAACCTAGAAATGCCAAAgagtgcaaagaaaaaaagaaagaaaaagcagcaaaATAATTCAGGTCTCTTAAGATatagaaaaggagaggagaagcccagaaagacagaaaatgtttAGATAATAACCCCTCTACTGTAgtcaaacaccacagaaaaaaactGTGGCCCCATTATCAAACCAGCAAATGCTGGGGGATGGAGTGGGGCAGGGAACCACACTGATGTTTCTAAACACCTCTGTGGCTGTGATATCAAATAAGACCAAGTAGAAGCCAGGTCTTTATTCCCTGCTTTCTGGTGATAAACCCCTCCTGCCAATACGTGGTGTCAATAGAAACCAGGTGTGAAGCCTGGAAGTCCATCCACAGGCAGTAGTGAAGgaaccttctctctttctctgctggagTGGTGTCAGATGAGACATTGCCCAACAGTAATGAGGCCATCCTTACTGCAGTGTTAGTGGAGACACATGGAGTGCTAGAACTCTGATATCTGTACGGCTAAACAAAGGCTAACTCACGCAGCATCAGTGCAGAGCAGGTGGAAAATCTGGACTTCCACCAGGCAGTGGTAAGGCAGTTTCCTTCCTTCCAGCCACAGCATTGTCAGAGAAAGCCAGTtaaagagaaaatccaaataagaTCCAGTGTATCCTAACATAATAAAAAGATGTCAGGGtttctgttaagtgaaagaagccaggcacaaaggaacacatattttatgattacatttatttaaaatgcccAGGATGGGAGCGTCtatagagatggaaaatagaattttaattgtCTAGGTCTGGGAGTGGGGCGTGTTGAAGGGAAGTGAAGACTGACACTAATGGGCATGGAGTTTCACTCTGGACTGATGAAATTGTTCTAAAATTGTTGCAATGGTTGCATACTCAGTGAAACTACTAAAAGCATTCTGTAATGGAAATAAGTCTGTTATATGGTcataattatatctcaataacataattatatctcaataaaactacaaaaacaaaattagccataggaaaaagttgatttttcctactattattatttgaaatttgagATTAAACTATATGTAGCAGAGACCATGTTTATTCGGTAGGTATtaaatttctttatggccaaaaaaattatgtgaaaatgaagtgactttataaaaaatataaaaataaggccttgaaaaaaaatctttgtattgTTATGTTTTAAgtcaattattttgaaaataagtgCATAAATTCTGTAGAGTCGATATCAGCTGTGATGAAAAAAAATACACGAAGAGATGAGCTTTTAAAATGCCAACATTTTCTATGAAaatgaaatctgaatttttatttagcTTTACCTAGTGATGGCTGTTTTCTATTGCTCTAAGTGGTAAACTAATATTTTGAGCTATAAGTTGCAGAAAAAGTTAgaacttttatattttgttattatttcatctATTATATCTCGTTTGTCTGTTGGGATTTAagaatatcatataaaatattttaatccttATCATCATGGCGCTTGCAAAGGTAAGACTAACAGTAAAGCCACTGCAAATCTCTGCTCAAATACGGTGCAGTAAGGAATGAGGAAAATGCCACATGTGCTTGAGAAGAGTTTGGCCCTCATCATTGTGGAGTGTGTGCCACCCACACATATTGGAAGTTAGAGAATAGTTCCTCCTGCTTCTTGACTTCTGAAACCTCCCTACCTCCTAGCACTCCTGCTCAGCTCTCTGGCGCTTTACTCTTTTCCCAGGAAATCCAGGGATTTGCCCAGTTGATACTCCCGCCAACCCCTCTCTTCTCAGCTGGTAGCTTTCCCCAATTAAGGAATCATATgaaggtaaaatttaaaatttgggaATATTTAGGTTATTGTggatcatgaaatattttttttaaatgacagagcACTTATTGTTCCAAAGATAATAATACTTAACTGTCATACTTCAGCTCCTCAATTAGTATTTCCTTTCTGTCTTGTTTTCAAGAACTCCTGAAACTATATAGGTTGATTAGTAACGTTGATTTTTTTGAAGTTGATAGAGAAGTTCTGAGCTCTATATTGTTCTTCTTGATATGTCTAATCACTGTGGTGAGCAACTTTTGGATATTTACATGAATCACTATTAATTATATTGGGAAATACCCAATATATTGTATTAGAGGAAGGTGTTTTTCTCACCTTAGTCTACACGAATGGCGTAGCCTAAAGCACATGCTGCTGAATCTTCACAGTTGCATGTGGCGTTTCTTCCTTTCCCTGCTGTATCATTTAGGAAGGCTTTCTCATGCAGGGAATAGATCTTCCCAAATGCTAGCTCAAGGGAAGTGGCTTAATTAGGGAAAATATTGTTTTCTAATATTGGGGCCTAGTGGAGTTCACTTTCATTAGCCCAGGAGCTCAGCAATATCAGAGTCAGTATATTAACCATTTTTGTCGAATTAATGTCCCAAATGCTGAAGCTCACATAAAATAATTGAAGTGAAGAAGGAGGCAATGGAGAATGAATATTTTCCTTACAGAcctccttttctgagaaaaaacatttttcttttattttattcctggTAGACTTACACCTACAAAGCATTAGCATTGGCTATTTCAAAGATATTCTGCTTCTTCTCAATCTTACTTTCTAAGAGGCGTCTGAACTTCTTAGGATAGAAATCAAGGAAACCTGcctgattatttctttttcagcatATTCCTAACTACTTAGTGCTTAtttctgctaattcatttttAGTATGTTTCTGACTTCTTAATGCTAATTTCTGCTACACCCCCGTTCACAATTTATTACAAATCTGCTCAAATTACCTTCCTCCATTCACTTTGTGATGGCTTTCTATTTGAGCAAAGTCACTCATCCAAGATGGGCTGATAGGCTTATAGTTAAGTGAGTCTATTTATTGACTAATTATGTCTTTCTTGAATTCATTTTCTATGTTTGTCATGGTTCTAGGTATTCACTGATTTTATTCAtcttattttaagatatttaattgataaataaaagtgGTATATTTTccaggtgtacaatgtgatgattttatgtatgtgtgcattGTGTActaattaccacaatcaaataAAGTAACAAATCCATAACAACTGATAGTTACCTgttgtgcaggtgtgtgtgtgtgtgtgtgtgtgtgtgtgtgtgtgtggtaaaaacGCTTGAAATTTCTctcatcaaattttttaaaaaatttctcttccaaattttattttatttcatcaatatacaatgtggttgaatattgtggcccattaccgaaacctcccttcctcctccctttccccgctccctcccaacaatgtcctttctgttcacttgtcgtatcaacttcaaggattgttatgccttcttccctcccccactccccgattttttttgtgtgtgtatttatttatttatttttagataccacacataagtgagagcatgtgatatttctctttctgtgcctgactcatttcacttaatataattctctctaggtccatccatgtcattgcaaatggcagtatttcattcatttttatagctaagtagtattccattgtgtagatgtaccacattttccgtatccactcatccgatgaaggacattttgggctggttccaactcttggctattgtaaagagtgctgcgatgaacattggggaacaggtatgccttcgacctgatgatttccattcctctgggtatattcccagcagtgggatagctggatcatatggtagatctatctgcaattgtttgaggaacctccataccattttccatcgaggctgcaccattttgcagtcccaccaacaatgtatgagggttcctttttctctgcaacctcaccagcatttatcgttcacagtcttttgtatattagccatcctaactggggtgagatggtatctcagtgtggttttgatttgcatttcccgaatgccaagtgatgttgagcattttttcaaatgtctgctggccattcatatatcttcctttgaaaaatgcctatttagctcttttgccctttttaaattgggttgcttgttttttcttgtaacgttgtttgagttccttgtatattctggatattaatcctttgtcaattttgtaaatattttctcccaccctgttggttgtcttttaactctgtcaaatttaaaataaacaattcagtATCATAAACTATAGTCTCCATGTTGTACACTAGATTCCTcaaaacttattcatcttataattaAACCCTCTGTCTTTTCACATCTCTAATCTGAAACAGCATCAAGTGAGCTTTTACTCTCTGCCTCAGGGTGACATCAGTGAAACAGAGAAATAACATTAAGAGATAATACAGAGTAGTTGTTAAGATCATGAAATCTGGAACTAGATCACCTGGTTTTGAAACCTGGTTCTCATACCTACTACCTTGGTTAATTCTGACAATTTACCTATCCTTTCTAAGTCTCTATTTTATTATCTGTAAGTAGAACATTTAGTAGAAACTACCTCATAGAGCTGTTGTGATGACTAAATTATTTGAGACATGAAGAATGCCTTTCATatagcactcagtaaatgtgatGTATGATTATTACCTGGTTGTTCCAAGGATGATCTTAAAGATTTATGTTACTACATTATCAAAATGGCAATATTTGTCCTCACTTGACAGTTCACTTTTAATTTAGTTCcaatgaaattaatttatttaacttttgttGGCCACTCGTGATGTTTTATTTGATGATGATAAACTAAGGAACTATTCCAGACTCTGATAGCATTAGTAAAATATTAAGTTtattaaacagaataaaagaataaaagtaaccATAAGTACATGAGAAAATGTGTGGAGTAGCAGGGAGCAACTATGTCCTAGGGATATCTGCCAAggccaaaagagaaaaatggtacAGTGCAATCCATGtgattattttcatttgcttctccCAAGTAGAATAAAATTGATGCAGTCAGacaatgaaaatcaaaacacagTGCATCTTCAAAATCGTAGTGCATATTCAAATTGGCCAAACATGAGAAATGTCAGTCcaatgaaaaacaagcaaaaaaattaattcatcatAGAATAGTCTTACACAGAGATACAAAATCAACTGGCACACAAGTTTTAAACATGgtaattattatcttttttttttttttttaggaaaataagCAATCAACAACCTATGAAAGCAAACAGGAAGTTATTAAGTAAGAACAACTAGGGGAAAAGTACAAACCTGAGAGTGTCAATTAATAGTCAAAATTTTCACTGTCACTAATATATCCACTAGTGTCAACAACAGGAGCTTATTGAAACAAAACCAGGAACTAATCAGAAATCAGAATCTATGGATTCAGGAGTTACAAAGTGTGTTCAGTTAAGAGACTCATATGTGGAAATAAAGGCTTTGtgaggaaagaatgggatcccattgtctgaaatatattatttcagcACATTCATAAGACTTCAGATTATTTCAGATTATGTAAATAACCAGTACCAAATGCAATTCCAAAAATGCCTGCAAAAGATGTTAAGGCTAAAACACAAGGAAAGAGTTCATGCACACACAAatccataaatacacacacatagaaacacacacaaatgatCACTGCAAATTTAATTCCAATAGATGATAGAAACACAAGAACCCTTGCCAGTCCCATATGTAGTTACGGCTGTTCCCTACTCCCtcttagcatattcattttcctgcctcatttttcttcctggtgtatgtatatatagcatATTCTGCTGTTCTATAAAATTTACTTACTATGCATACACTTCATCTATTCCTCTCAAGGAAGGCAaagatttttactgttttttcatGAATCTATGTACAGCCATTAGCAGACCCTAGTATATACAagactatatataaatatatgttgagtGAATTTGTGTTTGTTGTTCCTTCTAAAGATATTCTGAACAAAGATTGATGACCATAACCTATCTTATAAAAATGATGTTGGataaaaacttaaagaaacataTTGCATAAATTATACCATGTTCTTTGTAGGGCATAATTTACCTCTTTGTTTCTTAAGCTATAGATCAAGGGATTCAACATAGGTATTATCAGGGTGTAAAATATGGAAGCTACTTTATCAGTGTCAGAGGAATGACTGGATTTGGGCTGCACATACATAAATATCAATGTCCCATAGAACACTATGACCACTGTCAGGTGGGATCCACAGGTGGAGAAAGCTTTGCGCCTGCCCTCAGTAAAGTTCATCCTGAGAACAGTTACGAGGATGAGCAGATAAGACACAAGAACTACCAGAAGAGATGAAATCAAATCAACAGCTGCTATTATCAGAATCATCAATTCAATTTCTTGAGTATTTGAGCAGAGCAAAGATAACAAGGGGACACTGTCACAGTAGAAATGCCTGATGACATTGTAGCCACAGAAGGATAAAGTGAAAATCTTCATGGTGATTAGAAGAGATACAAACATGCAGTAGAGATAAGGAATTGCCACCAACAGTTGACATACCCTTTGTGACATAACAATTGTGTAGAGGAGAGGGTTACGGATGGCCACATAACGATCATAGGACATCGCAGACAATATAAAAAGTTCACTGCCAATGAAGACAAGAAAGAAAGCTAGCTGTGTGGCACAAAAGTAATAAGAGATTGTGTTCTGATCTGCGACAAAATTTACTAACATTTTGGGTCCCACAGTTGTTGAATAACCAAGATCAGTAAGAGCCAGGTGTCTGAGAAAAAAGTACATGGGGGTTTGCAGCCTGGAGTCCACCTTGGTGAGGATTATAATGCCCAAGTTGCCAACTACTGAGATTACGTAGATGATGAGAAACAGCCCAAATAATGGAGCCTGCAGCTCAGGGCGATCATTGATGCCCGTCAGAATGAATTCGTTCACCACTGTTAGGTTGTGTTTTTCCATCCAGGTGTATCAGAAAACCTATTCTAGACAGAGACATGATCATAATCAATAGCTTTCCTGTATTATCACCAGGGAGATTCTTTAGTAAGTAAAGCCAGTATAAATAGTATATATCCAAACTTTccaaattatgatatttgaaaataaaccaGTATCTTACAAACACATTAAGTGTAAGTAGAATTAGAGATAGAGACAGAATTAGATCAGTGATTTTCAACTGGGGTTGATTTCACTCACCAAACATTTTCCAATAtctaaagacattttctttttgaaaactgGGAGGTGCGCTGCTATTGGTGTCTTATGGTTAGAAGCCAATTAAGCTTCTAAACATCTTCCTGTATCCAACATTTTCCCCATAATGATATGTAGCCCAAAATACCAATACTGGGAAGGTTGAGATATCATGATgataataaatagatataaaCATATAGATATCGATCTATAAGGCAAAAATGTGAAAAGttaaaacaatgttaaaattCTGGGTGTTCAATATATGATGATtattataatattctttaaatttttctataaattttaatcACATAGTCATGCTTATAAATTACATCTAATAACATGTCATAATACAGTTCTAGctatataaacattttcaaacCAAAAATTCCCAAAATACATAAAACCACCTAGTTCAAAATATAGTCCTCTGTAAACTGTTATCCCTAGGTTTGGAACAGCAGAAAGTTAGATATGCAGGATGGATACtgaacaggtgtatgaaaaagaACAGCATAATATGTC of Cynocephalus volans isolate mCynVol1 chromosome 4, mCynVol1.pri, whole genome shotgun sequence contains these proteins:
- the LOC134375362 gene encoding olfactory receptor 8K3-like, translating into MEKHNLTVVNEFILTGINDRPELQAPLFGLFLIIYVISVVGNLGIIILTKVDSRLQTPMYFFLRHLALTDLGYSTTVGPKMLVNFVADQNTISYYFCATQLAFFLVFIGSELFILSAMSYDRYVAIRNPLLYTIVMSQRVCQLLVAIPYLYCMFVSLLITMKIFTLSFCGYNVIRHFYCDSVPLLSLLCSNTQEIELMILIIAAVDLISSLLVVLVSYLLILVTVLRMNFTEGRRKAFSTCGSHLTVVIVFYGTLIFMYVQPKSSHSSDTDKVASIFYTLIIPMLNPLIYSLRNKEVNYALQRTWYNLCNMFL